The following coding sequences lie in one Mycobacterium sp. DL440 genomic window:
- a CDS encoding cutinase family protein, whose amino-acid sequence MAKNAGRRKRHRILALIAAAAMALVVVLVVTIVVIVMRRPETPSAPPSAQPPAGVPGPSGTRKPRPEYQSADCPDVMLLSIPGTWESSPQDDPFNPTQFPLSLMSNVSRPMAEQFGTDRLEVYTVPYTAQFHNPFSADKQMSYNDSRAEGKRAAVKALTDMNDRCPLTSYVIAGFSQGAVIGGDLASDIGNGRGPVDEDLVLGVTLIADGRRQFGVGQDVGPNPPGQGAEITLHELPVLSEMGLTMTGPRQGGFGALNDRTNQICGKGDLICSAPEEAFSIFNLPKTLETLTGSAAGPVHALYNTPQFWVENGQTATQWTLSWTKDLVDNAPHPKHG is encoded by the coding sequence ATGGCAAAAAATGCCGGCCGCAGGAAGCGGCACCGCATCCTGGCCCTGATCGCCGCCGCGGCGATGGCACTCGTGGTGGTGCTGGTGGTGACGATCGTGGTGATCGTGATGCGTCGTCCCGAAACCCCGTCGGCACCGCCGTCGGCCCAGCCTCCGGCCGGAGTGCCGGGCCCGTCGGGGACGCGTAAGCCGCGCCCGGAGTACCAGTCCGCCGACTGCCCCGACGTGATGTTGCTCTCGATCCCCGGCACCTGGGAGTCCTCGCCGCAGGACGACCCGTTCAACCCGACGCAGTTCCCGCTGTCGCTGATGTCGAATGTCAGCCGGCCGATGGCCGAGCAGTTCGGGACGGACCGCCTCGAGGTGTACACGGTGCCCTACACCGCGCAGTTCCATAACCCGTTCTCCGCCGACAAGCAGATGTCCTACAACGACAGCCGCGCGGAGGGAAAGCGCGCCGCGGTCAAGGCGTTGACGGACATGAACGACCGGTGCCCACTCACCAGTTACGTGATCGCCGGGTTCTCGCAGGGCGCGGTGATCGGCGGGGACCTGGCCAGCGATATCGGCAACGGTCGCGGCCCGGTGGACGAGGATCTGGTGCTGGGCGTGACGTTGATCGCCGACGGCCGCCGCCAGTTCGGCGTCGGGCAGGACGTCGGCCCCAACCCGCCCGGCCAGGGTGCCGAGATTACGCTGCACGAGTTGCCGGTGCTGTCCGAGATGGGCCTGACCATGACAGGTCCGCGGCAGGGCGGCTTCGGGGCGCTCAACGACCGGACGAATCAGATCTGCGGCAAGGGAGATCTGATCTGCTCGGCGCCGGAGGAGGCGTTCTCGATCTTCAACCTGCCCAAGACGCTGGAGACGCTGACCGGCAGTGCGGCCGGTCCGGTGCACGCCTTGTACAACACCCCGCAGTTCTGGGTGGAGAACGGACAAACCGCCACGCAGTGGACGCTGAGCTGGACCAAAGACCTGGTGGACAACGCGCCGCATCCGAAGCACGGGTAA
- a CDS encoding alpha/beta hydrolase-fold protein translates to MRRALSLMRAMLLALLAPVLGAALWAVSATTGAPARADGVEYLMVPSAAMGRDIPVAFQGGGPHAVFLLDAFNAAPDVSNWVNAGHAMSTLAGRGISVAAPAGGAWSLYTNWEQDGSKQWETFLSAELPDWLAANKGLAPGGHGIVGASQGGTGALTMAAFHPDRFRFAGSLSGFLTPSATTLNGAITAGMAQFGGVDSYGMWGAPQLGRWKWHDPDVHVQLLADANTRLWVYSPGALTCSDPAAMIGVCDLAQGSNRSFYQHYRSVGGSNGHFDMPAGGQHDWGSWAPQLAQMSGELVATIK, encoded by the coding sequence ATGAGGCGTGCGTTGAGTCTGATGCGGGCGATGCTGCTGGCCCTGTTGGCCCCGGTGCTCGGCGCCGCCCTGTGGGCCGTGTCCGCGACGACGGGCGCGCCGGCCCGGGCCGATGGTGTCGAATACCTGATGGTCCCGTCGGCGGCGATGGGCCGCGACATCCCGGTGGCGTTCCAGGGCGGTGGCCCGCATGCGGTGTTTCTGCTCGACGCGTTCAACGCGGCCCCTGACGTCAGCAACTGGGTCAACGCCGGTCACGCGATGAGCACCCTGGCCGGTCGCGGAATCTCGGTGGCAGCCCCGGCCGGTGGCGCCTGGAGCCTCTACACCAACTGGGAACAGGACGGCAGCAAGCAGTGGGAGACGTTCCTGTCCGCCGAGCTGCCGGACTGGCTGGCCGCCAACAAGGGTCTGGCCCCGGGCGGGCACGGGATCGTCGGAGCCTCACAGGGCGGCACCGGCGCGCTGACGATGGCCGCGTTCCATCCCGACCGGTTCCGCTTCGCCGGGTCACTGTCGGGCTTCCTGACCCCGTCGGCCACCACCCTCAACGGCGCGATCACCGCAGGCATGGCGCAGTTCGGCGGGGTGGACAGCTACGGCATGTGGGGTGCCCCACAGCTGGGCCGCTGGAAGTGGCATGACCCCGACGTGCACGTGCAGCTGCTGGCTGACGCCAACACCCGGTTGTGGGTGTACAGCCCCGGCGCGCTCACTTGCAGCGACCCGGCCGCGATGATCGGTGTATGCGATCTTGCCCAGGGCAGCAACCGATCCTTCTACCAGCACTACCGCAGCGTCGGCGGTAGCAATGGGCACTTCGACATGCCCGCCGGCGGCCAGCATGACTGGGGTAGCTGGGCCCCGCAGCTGGCGCAAATGTCGGGCGAACTGGTCGCGACCATCAAGTAA
- a CDS encoding esterase family protein, whose amino-acid sequence MKFVGKMRGLSRRLTVAAAAAAVLPGLVGVVGGSATAGAWSRPGLPVEYLEVPSAGMGRDIKVEFQSGGAGAPALYLLDGMRAREDQNGWDIELPTFEWFLNSGISVVMPVGGQSSFYSDWYKPACGSKDGGCKTYKWETFLTQELPAWLAANKDVKSTGSAVVGLSMAGSSALMLSARHPEQFIYAASLSGTLNPSEGWWPMLIGVSMGDAGGYKADDMWGKTGDPGNAWKANDPTENVATLANNGTRLWVYCGNGKPGELGGADMPAKFLEGFVCRTNSTFQEKYIAAGGKNAVFNFPQSGTHNWAYWGQQLQAMKPDLQRVLGATPTA is encoded by the coding sequence ATGAAGTTCGTTGGGAAGATGCGCGGCTTGTCGCGCCGGCTGACGGTCGCGGCTGCGGCAGCGGCCGTGCTGCCTGGCCTGGTTGGCGTCGTGGGCGGCTCGGCTACCGCTGGAGCCTGGTCTCGACCCGGCCTGCCGGTCGAGTATCTCGAAGTTCCGTCGGCAGGGATGGGACGTGACATCAAGGTCGAGTTCCAGAGCGGTGGCGCGGGTGCACCCGCGTTGTATCTGCTCGACGGTATGCGCGCTCGCGAAGACCAGAACGGGTGGGACATCGAACTGCCGACGTTCGAGTGGTTCCTGAACTCGGGTATCTCGGTTGTGATGCCGGTCGGCGGCCAGTCCAGCTTCTACAGCGACTGGTACAAGCCGGCCTGTGGCAGTAAGGACGGCGGCTGCAAGACCTACAAGTGGGAGACCTTCCTGACCCAGGAGCTCCCGGCGTGGCTGGCGGCCAACAAGGACGTGAAGTCGACCGGCAGCGCTGTGGTCGGTCTGTCGATGGCCGGTTCGTCGGCACTTATGCTGTCGGCTCGCCACCCGGAGCAGTTCATCTACGCAGCCTCGCTGTCGGGCACGTTGAACCCGTCCGAGGGCTGGTGGCCGATGCTGATCGGTGTCTCGATGGGTGATGCCGGCGGCTACAAGGCCGACGACATGTGGGGTAAGACGGGTGATCCGGGCAACGCCTGGAAGGCCAACGACCCGACCGAGAACGTCGCGACCCTGGCCAACAACGGCACCCGCCTCTGGGTCTACTGCGGTAACGGCAAGCCGGGCGAGCTGGGCGGCGCCGACATGCCCGCCAAGTTCCTCGAGGGCTTCGTGTGCCGCACGAACTCCACCTTCCAGGAGAAGTACATCGCAGCCGGTGGCAAGAACGCGGTGTTCAACTTCCCGCAGAGCGGTACGCACAACTGGGCCTACTGGGGCCAGCAGCTGCAGGCCATGAAGCCTGATCTGCAGCGTGTTCTGGGCGCCACCCCGACCGCCTGA
- the zomB gene encoding flagellar motor control protein ZomB: MQPSTSADRITLRRLAGGVGARLARWPVFPYDVSVRVSLWVSVVVVAGLFGWGAWQRRWIADDGLIVLRTVRNLMAGNGPVFNAGERIEANTSTVWTYLVALGAWLGGPVRMEYVALAFALTLSVLGVVLAMLGTGRLYAPSLQGRRALLLPAGALVYIAVPPARDFATSGLENGLVLAYLGLLWWMLVCWSQALRAAPAPRRGTPKAAPNPASSKYFEGALAALAGLSVLIRPELALIGGGALVMMLIAARGWRRRVLIVVAGGLLPVAYQIFRMGYYGLLVPGTAVAKDASGSKWSQGLTYLANFNHPYLLWVPVLLLAALGAVLLTTRTRPWWVRHQVPRGYGWLARTVQSPAAVVLFMFASGMLQGIYWVRQGGDFMHGRVLLTPLFCLLMPVAVIPVVLPDGTRFTRETGYLLAAATSVLWASVVGWSIWAANSSGLGADGTRVTYTGIVDERRFYSQATGHAHPLTAADYLDYPRMRAVLTAINNTPDGALLLPSGNYDQWDVVPAYPPPPDLTPEARRALETPHTVFFTNMGMLGMNVGLDVRVIDQIGLTNPLAMHTQRLTDGRIGHDKNLFPDWAVAEGPFLKTKQWIPPYLDEDWISQAKAALDCPATESMLNSVRGEMNPRRFLSNLAHAYEFTKYRIDRVPLYELKRCGLPLPEPKNPPYTGMPATGP, encoded by the coding sequence GTGCAGCCATCTACTTCAGCTGACCGGATTACGCTGCGCCGCCTGGCCGGTGGCGTGGGTGCCCGGTTGGCGCGGTGGCCGGTGTTTCCCTACGACGTCTCGGTGCGGGTCAGCCTGTGGGTGAGCGTGGTCGTGGTGGCCGGGCTGTTCGGCTGGGGCGCCTGGCAGCGCCGCTGGATCGCCGACGACGGCCTGATCGTGCTGCGGACGGTGCGAAACCTGATGGCGGGCAACGGTCCCGTCTTCAATGCGGGTGAGCGGATCGAGGCCAACACCTCCACCGTGTGGACCTATCTGGTCGCGCTGGGCGCGTGGCTCGGCGGTCCGGTCCGGATGGAGTACGTGGCGCTGGCCTTTGCGTTGACGCTGAGCGTGCTCGGGGTCGTCCTGGCGATGCTCGGCACCGGCCGGTTGTATGCCCCCAGCCTGCAGGGCCGGCGGGCTCTGCTGCTGCCCGCCGGCGCGCTGGTCTACATCGCCGTTCCGCCGGCCCGCGACTTCGCCACCTCAGGGCTCGAAAACGGTTTGGTCCTGGCCTATCTGGGGCTGCTGTGGTGGATGTTGGTGTGCTGGTCGCAGGCTCTGCGTGCGGCTCCGGCACCGCGGCGCGGGACACCCAAGGCTGCACCGAATCCGGCGTCCAGCAAGTACTTCGAGGGAGCGCTGGCCGCGCTTGCCGGCCTGAGCGTGCTGATCCGCCCCGAGCTGGCGTTGATCGGCGGCGGCGCACTGGTCATGATGCTGATCGCGGCGCGCGGTTGGCGGCGCCGGGTCCTGATCGTCGTGGCCGGTGGACTGCTGCCGGTCGCCTACCAGATCTTCCGGATGGGTTACTACGGGCTGTTGGTGCCGGGCACCGCGGTGGCCAAGGACGCCTCGGGGTCCAAGTGGTCCCAGGGCCTGACCTACCTCGCCAATTTCAACCACCCCTACCTGCTGTGGGTGCCGGTGCTGCTGCTGGCCGCACTCGGTGCGGTGTTGCTGACCACGCGGACCCGGCCGTGGTGGGTGCGCCATCAGGTGCCCCGCGGCTACGGCTGGCTGGCCCGCACCGTCCAAAGTCCCGCCGCGGTAGTGCTTTTCATGTTCGCCAGTGGGATGCTGCAGGGTATCTACTGGGTGCGGCAGGGCGGTGACTTCATGCACGGCCGGGTGTTGCTGACCCCGCTGTTCTGCCTGCTGATGCCCGTCGCGGTCATTCCGGTCGTGCTACCCGACGGCACCAGGTTCACCCGCGAGACGGGTTACCTGCTGGCCGCGGCCACCAGCGTGCTGTGGGCCTCGGTGGTGGGCTGGTCGATCTGGGCCGCCAACTCGTCGGGGCTGGGGGCCGACGGCACCCGCGTCACCTACACCGGCATCGTCGACGAGCGCCGGTTCTACTCGCAGGCCACCGGCCATGCGCACCCGCTGACCGCCGCCGACTACCTGGACTATCCGCGCATGCGTGCGGTGCTGACCGCGATCAACAACACCCCCGACGGGGCGCTGCTGTTGCCGTCCGGCAACTACGACCAGTGGGACGTCGTCCCCGCCTATCCGCCGCCGCCCGACCTCACCCCGGAAGCCCGTCGGGCGCTGGAAACCCCGCACACGGTGTTCTTCACCAACATGGGCATGCTGGGCATGAACGTCGGGCTCGACGTGCGGGTCATCGACCAGATCGGCCTGACGAACCCGCTGGCGATGCACACCCAACGGCTGACCGACGGCCGCATCGGCCACGACAAGAACCTGTTCCCGGACTGGGCCGTCGCCGAAGGGCCGTTCCTCAAGACCAAACAGTGGATCCCGCCCTACCTGGACGAGGACTGGATCTCGCAGGCGAAGGCGGCACTGGATTGCCCGGCCACCGAGTCGATGCTGAACTCGGTGCGCGGAGAGATGAACCCGCGGCGGTTCCTGTCCAACCTGGCGCACGCGTACGAGTTCACCAAGTACCGGATCGACCGCGTGCCGCTCTATGAGTTGAAGCGATGCGGCCTGCCGCTCCCCGAGCCGAAGAACCCGCCGTACACGGGGATGCCCGCCACCGGACCGTAG
- a CDS encoding decaprenyl-phosphate phosphoribosyltransferase has product MSEEVLPEVGPPKNLAAGLIKAVRPRQWIKNLLVLAAPLAAVGSGIQYDYGDLAYKVSIAFVAFCLAASSIYLINDARDVEADRAHPTKRFRPIAAGVVPEWMAYTLAVVLAVASLGISWLLTPALALVMAVYIAIQLAYCFGLKHQAVLDICIVSSGFLIRAIAGGVAADIPLSQWFLLVMAFGSLFMAAGKRYAELQLAERTGAKIRKSLESYTSTYLRFVWTLSATAMVLCYGLWAFGRDSANDALGLDGQDASWYAITMVPFTVAILRYAVDIDGGIAGEPEEIALKDRVLQILFLAWIGTIGAAIYFS; this is encoded by the coding sequence ATGAGTGAGGAAGTGCTGCCGGAGGTAGGCCCGCCGAAGAATCTGGCCGCGGGGCTGATCAAGGCTGTCCGTCCGCGCCAGTGGATCAAGAACCTGCTCGTCCTGGCCGCCCCGTTGGCCGCGGTCGGCAGCGGCATCCAGTACGACTACGGCGACCTCGCCTACAAGGTGTCGATCGCGTTCGTGGCGTTCTGTCTGGCCGCGTCGTCGATCTATCTGATCAACGATGCCCGTGACGTCGAGGCCGACCGCGCCCATCCGACGAAACGGTTCCGGCCGATCGCTGCCGGGGTGGTGCCGGAGTGGATGGCCTACACGCTGGCCGTCGTTCTGGCCGTGGCGTCGCTGGGCATCTCGTGGCTGCTGACCCCGGCTCTGGCGCTGGTGATGGCGGTGTACATCGCCATCCAGCTCGCGTACTGCTTCGGCCTCAAACACCAGGCCGTGCTCGACATCTGCATCGTTTCCTCGGGATTCCTGATCCGCGCCATCGCCGGTGGTGTGGCTGCCGATATCCCACTGTCGCAATGGTTCCTGCTGGTGATGGCCTTCGGCTCGCTGTTCATGGCGGCCGGTAAGCGGTATGCGGAACTGCAGTTGGCCGAGCGGACCGGGGCCAAGATCCGCAAGTCGCTGGAGAGCTACACCAGCACCTATCTACGGTTCGTCTGGACACTGTCGGCCACTGCGATGGTGCTCTGCTACGGCCTGTGGGCGTTCGGGCGCGACAGTGCCAACGACGCCTTGGGTCTCGACGGCCAGGACGCATCGTGGTACGCGATCACGATGGTTCCGTTCACCGTCGCGATCCTGCGCTATGCGGTTGACATCGACGGTGGCATCGCCGGTGAGCCTGAGGAGATTGCGCTGAAAGACCGAGTGCTGCAGATCCTGTTCCTGGCCTGGATCGGAACCATCGGTGCAGCCATCTACTTCAGCTGA
- a CDS encoding phosphatase PAP2 family protein: MTDAPRGEDAVLVAVQSALATRPGVLTGARALSHFGEHSLGWLGLAAAGALAQPAKRKSWLAVGAGAFLAHAAAVLIKRVVRRERPHHPDIAVNVGTPSRLSFPSAHATSTAAAAVLLARTTGLPVRAVLMVPMALSRLVLGVHYPTDVLTGVAVGAAVGAAVGSVVGKTAGVGPKETVAK; encoded by the coding sequence ATGACCGATGCCCCGCGCGGCGAGGACGCCGTGTTGGTTGCCGTGCAGTCTGCCCTGGCCACCCGGCCGGGTGTCCTGACCGGCGCGCGTGCGCTGTCGCACTTCGGCGAGCACAGTCTGGGTTGGCTCGGGCTCGCCGCCGCCGGTGCGCTGGCCCAGCCGGCCAAGCGCAAGTCATGGCTGGCGGTGGGTGCCGGGGCGTTCCTGGCCCACGCCGCCGCGGTCCTGATCAAGCGGGTGGTGCGCCGTGAGCGGCCACACCACCCCGATATCGCTGTGAACGTCGGGACGCCGAGCCGGCTGAGTTTCCCGTCGGCACATGCCACCTCGACCGCCGCAGCAGCGGTGCTGCTGGCCCGGACCACCGGTCTGCCGGTGCGTGCGGTGCTGATGGTGCCCATGGCACTGTCACGTCTGGTGTTGGGCGTGCACTATCCCACCGATGTGCTCACCGGCGTGGCCGTCGGAGCAGCCGTCGGAGCAGCCGTGGGTTCTGTGGTCGGAAAAACTGCCGGTGTCGGGCCGAAGGAGACCGTGGCCAAATGA
- a CDS encoding glycosyltransferase: MSDIPSGALDAGESRAVSLLARVILPRPGEPLDVRKLYLVEDPTNARRAHAPTRTTLEIGTESGISFATYFNAFPASYWRRWSTLKSVVLRVELTGTARVDVYRSKATGARITVGGAPVSSETVGTATEPMGGPAAVEFEIDLTPFEDGGWIWFDITSNTAVRVHSAGWYAPSPAPGRANIAVGIPTFNRPSDCVNALAALTSDPLVDEVVSAVIVSDQGTSKAKDHPGFDAAATALGNRLTIHNQPNLGGSGGYSRVMYEALKNTDCEQILFMDDDIRIEPDSILRALAMNRFAKEPILVGGQMLNLQEPSHLHIMGEMVDRANFMWSGAPNTEYDHDFAKYPLDDTESDRSKLLHRRVDVDFNGWWMCMIPRQVAEELGQPVPLFIKWDDVEYGLRAAEHGYRTVTLPGAAIWHMAWSDKDDAIDWQAYFHLRNRLVVSALHWDGDVRGLLASHLKATFKHLLCLEYSTVAIQNQAMEDFLAGPEHIFSILESALPDIRKMRQDYPDAVVVGGATELPPASDLRRKKIGIPVSKPAIAVNLARGVVHQLRQHDPQTHIRPQINVATQDARWFSLCRADGVTVTTADGRGVVYRQRDRAKMFALLRASLRQQLRVVRQFDRLRKVYREALPVLTSTQKWETVLLTESAEKN; encoded by the coding sequence ATGAGTGACATCCCTTCCGGCGCACTGGACGCCGGAGAATCCAGGGCGGTCAGTCTGCTGGCCCGCGTGATCCTGCCGCGACCGGGTGAGCCACTGGACGTCCGCAAGCTCTATCTCGTCGAAGACCCGACCAATGCCCGCCGGGCCCATGCGCCGACCCGGACGACCCTTGAGATCGGCACCGAGTCCGGTATCTCGTTCGCGACCTACTTCAACGCCTTCCCGGCCAGCTACTGGCGGCGTTGGTCCACCCTGAAATCAGTGGTGCTGCGCGTCGAGTTGACCGGCACCGCCCGCGTCGACGTCTACCGGTCCAAGGCCACCGGTGCCCGGATCACCGTCGGTGGCGCCCCTGTCTCCAGCGAAACCGTCGGAACCGCCACTGAGCCCATGGGCGGCCCAGCCGCCGTGGAATTCGAGATCGACCTCACCCCCTTCGAGGACGGCGGCTGGATCTGGTTCGACATCACCAGTAACACTGCGGTGCGGGTCCACAGTGCCGGTTGGTACGCCCCGTCCCCCGCGCCGGGCCGGGCCAACATCGCCGTCGGCATCCCGACCTTCAACCGTCCCTCGGACTGCGTCAACGCACTCGCTGCCCTGACCTCGGATCCGTTGGTGGACGAGGTGGTCAGCGCGGTCATCGTGTCCGACCAGGGCACCAGCAAGGCCAAGGATCACCCCGGCTTCGACGCCGCCGCGACCGCCCTCGGCAACCGGCTCACGATCCACAACCAGCCCAACCTCGGTGGCTCCGGCGGTTACAGCCGGGTGATGTACGAGGCGCTGAAGAACACCGACTGTGAACAGATCCTGTTCATGGACGACGACATCCGCATCGAACCCGATTCGATCCTGCGCGCCCTGGCCATGAACCGGTTCGCCAAGGAACCCATCCTGGTCGGTGGGCAGATGCTCAACCTGCAGGAGCCGTCACACCTGCACATCATGGGCGAGATGGTCGACCGGGCGAACTTCATGTGGTCGGGAGCCCCCAACACCGAATACGACCACGACTTCGCCAAGTACCCGCTGGACGACACCGAATCCGACCGGAGCAAGCTGCTGCACCGCCGGGTCGACGTGGACTTCAACGGCTGGTGGATGTGCATGATCCCGCGGCAGGTGGCCGAGGAACTCGGCCAGCCGGTGCCGTTGTTCATCAAGTGGGACGACGTCGAGTACGGTCTGCGCGCCGCCGAGCACGGCTACCGCACGGTCACCCTGCCCGGCGCGGCGATCTGGCACATGGCCTGGAGTGACAAGGACGACGCCATCGACTGGCAGGCCTACTTCCACCTGCGCAACCGGCTGGTGGTCTCGGCCCTGCACTGGGACGGCGACGTGCGGGGGCTGCTGGCCAGCCACCTCAAGGCCACCTTCAAACACCTTCTGTGCCTTGAATATTCGACGGTCGCCATCCAGAACCAGGCCATGGAGGACTTCCTGGCCGGCCCGGAGCACATCTTCTCCATCCTGGAATCGGCTCTGCCCGACATCCGCAAGATGCGCCAGGATTACCCCGACGCCGTCGTGGTGGGCGGTGCCACCGAACTACCTCCGGCCTCGGATCTCAGGCGCAAGAAGATCGGCATTCCGGTCTCCAAGCCGGCGATCGCCGTGAACCTGGCCCGCGGGGTCGTCCACCAACTGCGTCAGCACGATCCGCAAACCCACATCCGGCCACAGATCAACGTGGCCACCCAGGACGCCCGCTGGTTCTCCCTGTGCCGGGCCGACGGGGTCACCGTCACCACCGCCGATGGGCGTGGTGTGGTGTACCGGCAGCGGGACCGCGCCAAGATGTTCGCATTGCTGCGTGCCTCGCTGCGGCAGCAGTTGCGTGTGGTCCGTCAGTTCGACCGGCTGCGCAAGGTCTATCGTGAGGCGCTGCCGGTGCTGACCAGCACCCAGAAGTGGGAGACGGTGTTGCTGACGGAGTCGGCGGAGAAAAACTGA
- the glf gene encoding UDP-galactopyranose mutase: protein MTSLSPRVTADQSSGHFDLFVVGSGFFGLTIAERVATQLGKRVLVIERRPHIGGNAYSEAEPQTGIEVHKYGAHLFHTSNQRVWDYVRQFTEFTGYQHRVFAMHDGQAYQFPMGLGLVSQFFGRYFTPDEARALIKEQAAEIAGHEAANFEEKAISLIGRPLYEAFMKHYTAKQWQTDPKELPAANITRLPVRYTFDNRYFNDKYEGLPADGYTAWLQNMAADDRVEVRLDTDWFDVRDDLRAANPDAPVVYTGPLDRYFDYAEGRLGWRTLDFDLEVLDTGDFQGTPVMNYNDADVDYTRIHEFRHFHPERDYPADKTVIMREFSRFAEENDEPYYPINTEADRALLATYRARAKSETASEKVLFGGRLGTYQYLDMHMAIASALNMYDNVLAPHLTDGAPLVTEQTDKESSNA from the coding sequence ATGACGTCCTTATCTCCCCGGGTCACTGCAGACCAGTCCAGCGGCCATTTCGACTTATTCGTCGTCGGCTCCGGCTTCTTCGGCCTGACGATCGCCGAGCGCGTGGCGACGCAACTGGGCAAGCGTGTCCTTGTTATAGAACGACGCCCGCACATCGGTGGTAACGCCTACTCCGAGGCCGAACCGCAGACGGGCATCGAGGTCCACAAGTACGGGGCCCACCTGTTCCACACCTCCAATCAACGGGTGTGGGACTACGTGCGGCAGTTCACCGAGTTCACCGGCTATCAGCATCGTGTCTTCGCGATGCACGACGGCCAGGCGTATCAGTTCCCGATGGGGCTGGGCCTGGTCTCGCAGTTCTTCGGCCGCTACTTCACGCCGGACGAGGCCCGCGCCCTGATCAAGGAGCAGGCGGCCGAGATCGCCGGGCACGAGGCGGCCAACTTCGAGGAGAAAGCCATCTCCTTGATCGGGCGCCCGCTCTACGAGGCGTTCATGAAGCACTACACCGCCAAGCAGTGGCAGACCGACCCGAAGGAACTGCCCGCGGCCAACATCACCCGGCTGCCGGTGCGGTACACGTTCGACAACCGCTACTTCAACGACAAGTACGAGGGCCTGCCGGCCGACGGGTACACCGCCTGGCTGCAGAACATGGCCGCCGACGACCGCGTCGAGGTGCGGTTGGACACCGACTGGTTCGACGTCCGCGACGACCTCCGCGCGGCGAACCCCGACGCCCCCGTCGTGTACACCGGCCCCCTGGACCGCTACTTCGATTACGCGGAGGGTCGTTTGGGTTGGCGCACACTGGATTTCGATCTTGAAGTGCTCGATACCGGGGACTTTCAAGGCACGCCCGTCATGAACTACAACGACGCCGACGTGGACTACACCCGGATCCACGAGTTCCGGCATTTCCATCCCGAGCGGGACTACCCGGCCGACAAGACGGTGATCATGCGGGAGTTCTCGCGATTCGCCGAAGAGAACGACGAGCCGTACTACCCGATCAACACCGAGGCCGACCGCGCCCTGCTGGCCACCTACAGGGCCCGCGCCAAGTCTGAAACCGCCTCGGAGAAGGTACTTTTCGGTGGTCGGCTGGGCACCTACCAGTACCTCGACATGCACATGGCAATCGCCAGTGCACTGAACATGTACGACAACGTCCTGGCACCGCACCTGACTGACGGTGCGCCGCTGGTGACCGAGCAGACCGACAAGGAAAGCAGCAACGCATGA